The following nucleotide sequence is from Rhodothermus sp..
CCACGCCTATCGGGTGCTCCGGGCTGTCAAGAACCGCTTTGGTGCTACCCACGAAATCGGCGTGTTCGAAATGCACGAAACAGGCCTGCAACCGGTCGATAATCCCAGCGCGCTGTTTCTGTCAGAGCGGCGCTATGGGACCAGCGGCTCAACAGTGGTCTGCACACTTGAGGGGACCCGGCCGGTGCTTGTTGAAATCCAGGCACTGGTGACCCCGACCGCCTATGGTACTCCCCAGCGTAACACCACCGGGTTCGACTACCGACGGCTGCAGATGCTACTGGCCGTACTTGAGAAGCGAGAAGGGATGCGTCTGGCTACCCATGATGTGTTCGTGAACGTGGTTGGAGGCTTACGCCTGGAGGAGCCGGCTGCCGACCTGGGGGTGCTGGTGGCCGTGGCCTCGTCATTTCGGGACATTCCGGCCGATACCAGTACGGTGCTGATCGGTGAGGTAGGACTGGGAGGAGAAATCCGGGGCGTGCGTCAGCTGGACGTCCGCCTGCGTGAAGCCGCCCGTCTGGGGTTTCGGCAGGCGCTCGTGCCCGTCCATCACCTGAAGGGACTGCGGCGTCCTGACGGCCTGGAAGTGGTGGGCGTGCGCTCGTTGCACGAAGCGCTGGATCTGGTGCTTTAGAACCAGCGGCGAGCACGGCGCGCCGTGATGATGCCAGTGTTCATGCCGACCCAGTGCATGCTGCCGTTGTAGCGGCCGTGCTCCATCTTGAGACACCGGTCCATCACCACCTGCAGCCCACCGGCCTCGGCGATCTGTGCCGCTTCAAGACTCACGATGCGTAGCTGTAGCCAGAGCGTTTTAGCTCCGATTTTCACAGCCTGTCGAGCATACTCGGGACATTCATGGGCCGGCCGAAACACGTCCACCACGTCAACCGGCTCCGGAATGCTTAGCAGGTCCGGATAGGCACGCTCGCCAAGAATTTCACGGGCGCGTGGATGAACCGGAATGATTCGATAGCCGGCGTATTGCAAATACGTAGCCACAAAGTGACTGGCCTTCTGGCGGTCCGTCGACAGCCCTACAATGGCAATCGTGCGAGACGCGGCCAGCACTTTTCGAATAACGGCCGGATTCTGGTACTTTTCCCGAAGTTCAGGGGGCAGTATGGAATTCAGGGTCAGATCGCATGCAGGGCCTGATCCAGGTCCCATAGTAGATCCTCCAGGGTTTCCAATCCAATCGACAGACGAATCATCTCCGGCTTAATGCCTGCCTCTTTCAGCTCTTCGTCTGAAAGCTGTTGATGCGTGGTGGTGGCTGGATGAATGACCAGGCTGCGTACGTCTCCTACGTTGGCCAGGTGTGAAAAGAGCTGGAGGGATTCGATAAACTTCTTGCCGGCTGCTCGTGGTCCTTCGCTGCC
It contains:
- a CDS encoding CoA-binding protein, with protein sequence MGPGSGPACDLTLNSILPPELREKYQNPAVIRKVLAASRTIAIVGLSTDRQKASHFVATYLQYAGYRIIPVHPRAREILGERAYPDLLSIPEPVDVVDVFRPAHECPEYARQAVKIGAKTLWLQLRIVSLEAAQIAEAGGLQVVMDRCLKMEHGRYNGSMHWVGMNTGIITARRARRWF